The proteins below are encoded in one region of Reichenbachiella sp. 5M10:
- a CDS encoding sensor histidine kinase KdpD, with translation MNRRAFQILVVMAAISIVGTLAVQFFWLKKAFDVRNQQFDHNVKSALLKVTESLCQINQEVSRTDAIEQVSSNYFIVYVNNKIAPKTLESLLKREFVTRAIHEGFEYGIFDCSNREMVYGQYVDVEQSMEVASALGSFPQLLKDQYYFGVYFPHKSAGLVSQMGIWIFSSLLVLVVVIFFALSLFIIFRQKRLSEIQKDFINNMTHEFRTPISTMAIASEVLKIPGIVKQPERLSTYAEIVQREAYRLQGQVDRVLQMSNVSKNQMLLKREVLDMEDLVGEQLRSYRVANDSARLEMSVAEDLPPINGDKVHLTNVVSNLIDNAIKYSGSEPVVMVSLMVSVGGLTLVVSDQGKGVEAKYLKAIFRQFYRVPTGNLHDVKGFGLGLYYVKMVVEAHGGKVEAMSRAGEGTEIMVTLPIDKS, from the coding sequence ATGAACAGGAGAGCATTTCAGATTTTGGTAGTGATGGCAGCAATATCTATTGTAGGTACATTGGCGGTGCAGTTCTTTTGGTTGAAAAAGGCATTTGATGTCCGTAATCAGCAGTTCGATCACAATGTCAAAAGTGCATTGCTCAAAGTGACAGAGAGTTTATGTCAAATCAACCAAGAGGTATCACGCACCGACGCGATCGAGCAGGTTTCGTCCAATTATTTCATAGTCTATGTCAACAATAAGATTGCTCCAAAGACCTTGGAGTCATTGTTGAAGCGAGAATTTGTAACGAGAGCCATCCATGAGGGGTTCGAATACGGCATCTTCGACTGTAGCAATCGAGAGATGGTGTACGGCCAGTATGTTGATGTAGAGCAGTCTATGGAGGTTGCCTCTGCTTTGGGATCTTTTCCTCAGCTCCTTAAGGATCAATATTATTTCGGGGTGTATTTCCCACACAAGAGCGCAGGGTTAGTCAGTCAAATGGGGATTTGGATTTTCTCCTCATTATTGGTCTTGGTAGTGGTGATTTTTTTCGCGCTCAGTTTATTCATTATTTTTCGACAAAAAAGATTGTCTGAGATACAAAAGGATTTTATCAATAACATGACGCATGAGTTTCGCACACCTATTTCTACTATGGCGATCGCCTCGGAGGTGTTAAAGATTCCTGGGATCGTGAAGCAACCAGAGCGACTCAGTACCTACGCAGAGATTGTGCAGCGAGAGGCGTATCGATTGCAAGGTCAGGTGGATCGGGTGCTGCAAATGTCCAACGTTTCTAAGAATCAGATGCTACTGAAGAGGGAGGTATTGGACATGGAGGACCTTGTAGGTGAGCAATTGCGTAGCTATCGTGTTGCCAACGACTCGGCCAGGTTGGAGATGAGTGTTGCAGAAGATCTGCCACCTATAAATGGGGACAAGGTACATCTGACTAATGTCGTAAGCAATCTGATTGACAATGCGATCAAATACAGTGGTAGTGAACCGGTGGTGATGGTTTCACTGATGGTCTCTGTTGGTGGTTTGACTTTGGTTGTCTCAGACCAAGGGAAAGGGGTGGAGGCCAAGTATTTGAAAGCGATCTTTCGTCAGTTTTATCGCGTGCCGACGGGCAATCTACATGATGTCAAAGGTTTCGGACTGGGACTCTACTATGTCAAGATGGTCGTAGAGGCACATGGGGGCAAAGTCGAAGCGATGAGCCGAGCGGGAGAGGGAACTGAGATCATGGTAACTTTACCCATAGACAAGTCATGA
- the map gene encoding type I methionyl aminopeptidase, which yields MIQYKTREEIELMRESALIVSKTLGMLAAEVKPGVTPLQLDAMAEACIRDHGAVPGFLGLYDFPNSLCMSLNEQVVHGIPNDKPLEEGDIISIDCGALKNGFYGDHAYTFEVGEVAPEVKKLLEVTKECLDLGIAQVKKGNRIGDVSYAIQQHAEKHGYGVVRELVGHGLGREMHESPEVPNFGKRGRGPAIKEGLVIAIEPMINLGTKDVRQLPDGWTIITGDRKPSAHFEHDVAVVDGKPEVLSTFSYIEEALKKNSATV from the coding sequence ATGATTCAATACAAGACAAGGGAAGAAATCGAACTGATGCGTGAAAGTGCGCTCATCGTCTCCAAAACCTTAGGTATGTTGGCGGCTGAAGTGAAGCCGGGAGTGACACCTTTACAGCTTGATGCGATGGCTGAGGCTTGTATTCGAGATCATGGTGCTGTACCTGGGTTTTTGGGACTTTATGATTTTCCCAATAGTCTTTGTATGTCACTCAATGAACAGGTCGTACACGGTATCCCTAATGATAAGCCTTTGGAGGAGGGTGATATCATTAGTATCGATTGTGGTGCTTTGAAGAATGGTTTTTATGGAGACCATGCCTATACTTTTGAGGTAGGTGAAGTCGCTCCAGAAGTCAAGAAGTTATTGGAGGTGACCAAAGAGTGCCTAGATCTTGGGATAGCTCAAGTCAAAAAGGGCAACCGTATTGGCGATGTGAGTTATGCCATACAGCAGCATGCAGAGAAGCATGGGTATGGAGTGGTCAGGGAGCTGGTAGGCCATGGTCTTGGTAGAGAAATGCACGAGAGCCCAGAGGTCCCGAACTTTGGCAAGAGAGGTCGTGGACCTGCTATCAAAGAAGGGTTGGTCATTGCCATCGAGCCTATGATCAACTTGGGGACAAAAGATGTACGGCAGCTACCGGATGGCTGGACGATCATCACGGGGGATCGTAAACCCTCCGCTCACTTCGAGCACGATGTAGCAGTAGTCGATGGTAAACCAGAGGTATTGTCTACCTTCAGCTATATCGAGGAAGCGCTGAAAAAGAATAGTGCTACGGTATAA
- a CDS encoding DUF3124 domain-containing protein, with protein MSRTNQQWLERHVSANTSTQMEKGSTYLSIYSEINSFDQDTKHGLTVTVSMRNIYDVDTLYISGIKSYDSGGELLHDYLDHDIYLKPLETMEIIIDEEDEYGGTGGNFIFDWYASPAKEPLFEAVMIRTSGQQGISFTTTGIRRD; from the coding sequence ATGAGTCGCACGAACCAACAGTGGCTTGAGCGACATGTCAGTGCGAATACTTCAACACAGATGGAAAAGGGGTCAACCTATTTGTCCATTTATAGCGAGATCAATAGTTTTGATCAAGACACTAAGCATGGCTTGACAGTGACGGTGAGTATGCGTAATATTTATGATGTGGACACACTCTATATCTCAGGTATTAAAAGTTATGATTCTGGAGGGGAGTTGCTGCATGACTATCTAGATCATGACATCTACTTGAAGCCTTTGGAGACGATGGAGATTATCATAGATGAAGAAGATGAGTATGGAGGAACCGGCGGGAATTTTATTTTTGATTGGTATGCATCGCCAGCCAAGGAACCTCTTTTTGAGGCGGTGATGATCCGCACTTCAGGCCAACAAGGGATTTCATTTACTACAACGGGTATTCGGAGAGATTGA
- a CDS encoding response regulator transcription factor produces the protein MNKKILLVEDDQSLGFVIKDNLAVQGYQVDLCVDGDAGWVAYEGATYDLCLLDIMLPRRDGIYLARQIRAVNPIIPIIFLTAKSLQDDKLAGFEVGADDYITKPFSIKELLYRVEVFMKRSQVVLDNQQQIKVGAYHFDLDSFQLSRERETKKLTRREAEILHYLYQRVNTVVKRDEVLVALWGDNDYFKGRSLDVFISKLRKHLSGDEQVEIENIHGVGFKLRIKKA, from the coding sequence ATGAACAAAAAAATACTTCTTGTAGAGGATGATCAGAGTCTGGGGTTTGTGATCAAAGATAATTTAGCCGTGCAAGGCTATCAGGTGGACTTGTGTGTAGATGGTGATGCTGGATGGGTCGCATATGAAGGAGCGACTTATGATTTATGTCTGTTGGATATCATGCTGCCCAGGAGAGATGGAATATATCTGGCAAGACAGATCAGGGCCGTGAATCCTATTATTCCGATCATTTTCTTGACGGCTAAGTCATTGCAAGACGATAAGTTGGCAGGTTTTGAGGTAGGTGCAGATGACTATATCACCAAACCTTTTTCAATCAAAGAATTGCTCTACCGGGTAGAAGTATTCATGAAGAGGAGCCAAGTGGTATTGGACAATCAGCAGCAGATCAAGGTGGGGGCTTATCATTTTGATCTCGATTCCTTCCAGTTGTCTCGTGAGAGAGAGACCAAGAAACTTACCCGGCGCGAAGCTGAAATCCTACATTACCTCTATCAGCGAGTGAATACGGTGGTGAAGCGTGATGAAGTATTGGTAGCGCTTTGGGGAGACAATGATTATTTTAAAGGACGCAGTCTTGATGTGTTTATTTCCAAGCTGAGGAAGCATCTCTCCGGTGATGAGCAGGTGGAGATTGAGAATATTCATGGAGTGGGGTTTAAACTACGTATCAAGAAAGCGTGA
- a CDS encoding sugar phosphate isomerase/epimerase gives MKTIKGPAIFLAQFAGDQAPYNTLDNMCQWAASLGYKAVQIPAWDTRLIDIKKAGESKDYCDELKGTAAKYNLDISEISTHLQGQLVAVHPAYDSMFDGFAPKEVHGNPKARTAWAIDQMKSAVSASQNLGIDVMGTFSGSLLFHTVYPWPQRPSGLVEAGFKELADRWLPILDHAKDCGVEVCYEIHPGEDLHDGVTFERFLAATGNHSSAKILYDPSHFVLQQLDYLQYIDFYHEYIRMFHVKDAEFNPNGKSGVYGGYQDWVDRPGRFRSLGDGQVDFRSIFSKLSQYGYDGWAVLEWECCIKSPEQGAAEGAPFIADHIIEVTQKTFDDFAGKETDEKELRNILGLE, from the coding sequence ATGAAAACAATAAAAGGACCAGCAATATTTTTAGCGCAGTTTGCGGGAGACCAAGCACCATACAATACACTCGACAACATGTGCCAGTGGGCAGCAAGCCTAGGCTACAAAGCGGTGCAAATCCCAGCTTGGGATACACGGTTGATAGATATCAAAAAGGCTGGAGAGAGCAAGGACTATTGTGACGAACTGAAGGGTACAGCAGCCAAGTACAATTTAGATATTTCGGAAATTTCAACACATCTTCAGGGGCAGTTGGTGGCCGTACATCCAGCCTATGACAGCATGTTTGACGGGTTTGCACCCAAAGAAGTTCACGGCAATCCCAAAGCGCGTACGGCTTGGGCTATTGACCAAATGAAGTCGGCAGTATCTGCTAGTCAAAATTTAGGAATCGATGTGATGGGGACTTTTTCTGGTTCGTTGCTCTTTCATACGGTATACCCCTGGCCACAACGACCGTCGGGGTTGGTGGAGGCAGGGTTCAAAGAGCTGGCAGACAGGTGGCTGCCGATCCTTGACCATGCCAAAGACTGTGGTGTGGAGGTTTGCTACGAGATTCATCCAGGCGAAGACTTACATGATGGGGTGACTTTCGAGCGATTCCTAGCTGCTACGGGCAATCACAGCAGCGCGAAAATTTTATATGATCCGAGTCACTTTGTTCTGCAGCAGCTGGATTACTTACAGTATATCGATTTCTACCATGAGTACATTCGTATGTTTCATGTCAAGGATGCGGAGTTCAATCCGAATGGTAAATCAGGCGTATATGGCGGCTATCAAGATTGGGTAGACAGACCTGGGCGTTTCAGATCGCTGGGGGATGGACAGGTAGATTTCAGAAGCATTTTTAGCAAGTTAAGTCAGTATGGGTATGACGGATGGGCAGTACTGGAGTGGGAGTGTTGCATCAAGTCACCAGAGCAAGGGGCAGCAGAAGGCGCACCTTTCATCGCCGATCACATCATAGAAGTAACTCAAAAGACCTTTGATGACTTTGCAGGGAAAGAAACGGATGAAAAGGAACTGAGAAATATATTGGGCTTGGAGTGA
- a CDS encoding DUF1573 domain-containing protein → MKNVILALGLIVALSAFHMTKENSFVWAKTLHNYGQIKQGVPVSTSFDFVNDGDVPLLILSAKASCGCTVADYTKGEIKPGEKGHVRTTYNAAKTGSFQKSITVQPSVGAPVQLMIKGEVIQ, encoded by the coding sequence ATGAAAAATGTAATTCTAGCTCTTGGGCTCATCGTAGCACTCAGTGCCTTTCACATGACAAAAGAAAACAGTTTCGTCTGGGCTAAAACCCTGCATAACTACGGACAGATTAAGCAAGGAGTACCTGTGTCCACTTCCTTTGATTTCGTCAATGATGGAGATGTACCGCTCTTGATTCTTTCTGCCAAAGCCTCCTGTGGATGTACTGTCGCAGACTACACCAAAGGTGAAATTAAACCTGGAGAAAAAGGTCATGTCCGTACGACCTACAATGCCGCCAAGACCGGTAGCTTCCAAAAAAGTATCACTGTACAACCTAGTGTAGGTGCCCCTGTCCAACTCATGATCAAAGGGGAAGTGATACAATAA
- a CDS encoding alpha/beta fold hydrolase gives MCWSCDKRSKQEEVEMDDRKKQLIEEFGYYEEKVSPENEAYYEAYDKTLMLWQTVYHQVYVPTSYGEAHVVVSGPKDAEPLVLLHGMNASSTMWYPNIKALSKKYRIYAIDYLLEPGKSKVTGKVDDMEQVMDWYTQVFEGLKLKRFTFVGASKGGWLALNYTMRHEDRVDRLLLLSPVQAFAWIKPGAEMISNISYAISPSKDDLNQMMSGMSVKADQIAEEYKNQYLEGTRSSKEDLLIVKMRPFSDENLEAVSLPVLLLIGDQDAMNNPKTIEKAKEVLPRVEAEIVSDAGHFLSVDQPEVINERMLGFLDQYPVSPMDGED, from the coding sequence ATGTGTTGGAGTTGTGACAAGCGAAGCAAACAAGAAGAGGTGGAAATGGACGACAGAAAGAAACAACTGATAGAAGAGTTTGGGTATTATGAAGAAAAAGTATCTCCAGAAAATGAAGCCTACTACGAGGCTTACGACAAGACCTTGATGCTGTGGCAGACAGTCTATCATCAAGTCTACGTCCCGACGAGTTATGGAGAGGCACATGTAGTGGTTAGCGGCCCAAAGGATGCAGAACCCTTGGTGCTCTTGCACGGTATGAATGCCAGTTCGACAATGTGGTATCCAAATATCAAAGCACTGTCAAAGAAGTACAGAATCTACGCAATAGACTACCTACTCGAACCAGGCAAGTCTAAAGTGACTGGTAAAGTGGATGACATGGAGCAAGTGATGGATTGGTATACTCAAGTTTTTGAAGGGTTAAAATTGAAACGGTTTACTTTTGTAGGTGCTTCGAAGGGAGGGTGGTTGGCCCTCAATTATACTATGAGGCACGAAGACCGAGTGGACCGACTCCTATTGTTAAGTCCCGTACAGGCCTTCGCTTGGATCAAACCTGGGGCGGAGATGATCTCCAATATCAGCTATGCGATCTCACCAAGCAAAGATGATCTCAATCAAATGATGTCAGGCATGTCTGTCAAAGCTGATCAGATTGCAGAGGAATACAAGAACCAATACCTCGAAGGGACAAGGAGTTCAAAAGAAGATTTGTTGATAGTCAAGATGAGACCGTTTTCTGATGAGAACTTGGAGGCTGTCAGCCTACCAGTATTGTTGCTCATTGGGGATCAGGATGCTATGAACAATCCAAAAACGATTGAAAAGGCGAAGGAAGTGTTGCCACGGGTAGAGGCCGAGATCGTCAGTGATGCGGGACATTTTCTGTCGGTGGATCAGCCCGAGGTGATCAACGAGCGTATGCTTGGTTTTTTGGATCAATACCCTGTGAGTCCGATGGATGGGGAGGATTAG
- a CDS encoding Gfo/Idh/MocA family protein gives MKGRKLRMGMIGGGQGSFIGEVHRLAANLDGQIELVCGAFSSKPEVSRASGQALFLPEERCYATYAEMIEKEAGLPDGERMDFVSIVTPNHVHFEPTQLALEAGFPVILDKPMCFDFDEALQMQEIIERTRLPFALTHTYTGYPMVKQAKSMVKEGALGKIKKINVEYPQGWLSEKLEDTGAKQAAWRTDPKRSGKSGCFGDIGTHAANMAEYVTGLKITSVLSRLKTVVEGRLLDDDADVLLEFEGGTHGLLSASQVSTGEENGIKIRIYGEKGGLEWRQEDNNSLAVTMLGQPKQILRAGGNNAYLSEMALAACRVPAGHPEGYLEAFANIYKNFVRSIRAHAAGQSLDFTIYDYPGIEDGVRGMALIDAMVASTEGGNVWTDVAVK, from the coding sequence ATGAAAGGTAGAAAATTACGCATGGGGATGATCGGTGGCGGCCAAGGATCCTTCATTGGTGAGGTACACCGATTGGCCGCTAATTTGGACGGGCAGATTGAGTTGGTCTGCGGAGCATTTAGCAGCAAGCCAGAGGTATCTAGGGCTTCGGGTCAGGCACTTTTCCTTCCAGAGGAGCGGTGTTACGCGACCTACGCAGAGATGATTGAAAAAGAAGCAGGCTTGCCAGATGGCGAAAGAATGGATTTCGTCTCTATCGTGACCCCAAACCATGTACATTTCGAACCGACCCAACTGGCTTTGGAGGCAGGATTTCCAGTGATACTGGACAAACCGATGTGCTTTGATTTTGACGAAGCATTGCAGATGCAGGAGATCATTGAGCGCACTAGGCTGCCTTTTGCGCTGACACATACTTACACCGGGTACCCGATGGTCAAGCAGGCCAAATCCATGGTCAAAGAGGGTGCTCTGGGCAAGATAAAAAAAATCAATGTAGAGTATCCGCAGGGTTGGCTCTCTGAAAAACTCGAAGACACAGGTGCCAAGCAGGCAGCGTGGCGTACAGATCCTAAGCGCAGTGGCAAGAGTGGTTGTTTCGGAGATATTGGTACGCATGCAGCGAACATGGCTGAGTATGTGACAGGTCTCAAAATCACCAGCGTGTTGTCTCGGTTGAAAACCGTGGTGGAAGGTCGGTTGTTAGATGATGATGCCGATGTATTGCTAGAGTTTGAGGGAGGTACCCATGGATTGTTATCTGCTTCGCAAGTATCTACCGGAGAAGAAAACGGTATAAAAATTCGTATTTATGGAGAAAAAGGCGGGTTGGAATGGAGACAAGAGGATAACAATTCACTAGCGGTCACCATGCTGGGACAGCCCAAGCAGATATTGAGGGCTGGCGGCAACAATGCTTACTTGAGTGAAATGGCTTTGGCGGCTTGTAGAGTGCCTGCAGGGCACCCCGAAGGTTACCTCGAAGCATTTGCGAATATTTACAAAAACTTTGTGCGATCGATCAGAGCGCATGCCGCGGGTCAAAGCCTTGATTTTACGATTTATGATTATCCAGGGATAGAAGATGGCGTACGCGGGATGGCGTTGATTGATGCGATGGTAGCCTCTACTGAGGGGGGCAATGTCTGGACAGATGTAGCGGTAAAATAA
- a CDS encoding caspase family protein, protein MKRTLFILLFFSTQLIAQDRRLALVIGNAAYTNSGTLKNPVNDAKLMASTLEGLHFEVIIHTDADKSKMERAIYEFSKQLNQYDVALFYYAGHGVQVDGTNYLIPIDAKIDDKIGAQFEAIDLNRIVGQFEAHQNNTNIVILDACRNDPFKTWSRGSSRGFKAVSAPSGTIIAYATSEGATAADGDGNNGLYTKVLVEEMHVNQRIEDVFIETRNKVRKISGNTQSPQEWSQLTGKFYFNESLSVSPSPTLSASTTPSTTLIAHTERNLDSNLSLPELIEKGTSPLVLLENGYTPNALLQAGLVTSDFIGLEYKEGIIFEIDREDNKVWIAAKQDQNRGIGLDWENAKKVANRPVDGTLGWSLPNQTLLKAMYQNLKKNGLGNFENSSYWSSSESSYSNAWGISFSSGGRYDFNKTSKKKIRAVKQL, encoded by the coding sequence ATGAAACGTACCCTATTCATACTTCTATTCTTCAGCACCCAACTCATCGCTCAAGACCGTAGATTGGCTCTTGTCATAGGAAATGCTGCTTATACAAACAGTGGGACGCTTAAAAACCCTGTCAACGACGCAAAATTGATGGCCTCAACCTTAGAAGGCTTACACTTTGAGGTGATCATCCATACAGATGCTGACAAGTCAAAAATGGAACGAGCGATATATGAGTTCAGCAAGCAACTAAACCAATATGATGTGGCCCTATTTTATTATGCAGGGCATGGTGTGCAAGTGGATGGGACCAATTATCTCATCCCGATTGATGCAAAAATAGACGACAAAATAGGAGCACAATTTGAAGCCATCGACCTCAACCGAATCGTTGGTCAATTTGAAGCCCATCAAAACAACACCAACATTGTCATCCTCGATGCTTGTCGAAACGACCCCTTCAAGACTTGGTCAAGAGGCTCAAGTAGAGGCTTCAAAGCCGTATCGGCCCCAAGCGGAACCATCATCGCTTATGCCACGAGTGAAGGGGCCACAGCAGCCGATGGCGATGGCAACAATGGGCTATATACCAAAGTACTCGTAGAAGAAATGCATGTCAATCAGCGAATTGAAGATGTATTCATTGAAACTAGAAACAAAGTCAGGAAAATAAGTGGAAACACTCAAAGCCCTCAAGAGTGGTCTCAGCTAACAGGGAAGTTCTATTTCAACGAAAGCCTCTCAGTCAGCCCCAGCCCTACCCTCTCTGCGAGCACGACACCTAGCACAACTCTAATCGCTCACACAGAGCGAAACCTTGACAGCAACCTGTCACTACCCGAGCTGATTGAAAAAGGCACAAGCCCGTTAGTTTTGTTAGAAAATGGATATACGCCCAACGCCTTGCTTCAAGCCGGGCTAGTCACTTCTGACTTTATCGGACTGGAATACAAAGAAGGAATCATCTTTGAAATAGACAGGGAGGACAACAAGGTCTGGATAGCCGCCAAACAAGACCAAAACAGAGGAATAGGCTTGGACTGGGAAAACGCAAAAAAGGTAGCTAATCGACCCGTTGACGGGACATTAGGCTGGAGCTTGCCCAATCAAACATTGCTGAAAGCCATGTATCAAAACCTCAAGAAAAATGGCTTAGGCAATTTTGAAAACAGCAGTTACTGGAGTTCTTCTGAAAGCAGCTACAGCAATGCTTGGGGAATTAGCTTTAGCAGTGGCGGGAGGTACGATTTCAACAAAACCAGTAAAAAGAAAATCAGAGCTGTCAAGCAACTCTAA
- a CDS encoding Ig-like domain-containing protein, with protein MKRILLLISLIPACFACQEKIDLSGSTVADEAKTVSLTLRNVPETELDERLIIFTFTNGVVYSAIEAIAEEDTTFMFAPPEGNKAYDVIAFIPGADWQDGDDTMTGKYSRFAGLTERMTDLVADAWHDATGVSPEDLTSDGALKAVKVTLSLPAGDNEYDAGDIVSIGATVTNNGEPGVTIASVTYFIDGVEEISYTQKPYTWNYNTKDLGPGKYSISVIATNSEGHSDEDIGEIVINDDLNDGPDVDITSPTALSSWTHGNFYNVNANITDSDLASVEYKINGSTVATYSKDDIDDGLHTTYRWNTADNSAGLNTIEVIATDEAGATRSDVINVNLDVPSNYTPKGEIANPVSNEEFDEGEVISFMINISDVENEIDSVVYTSNATRYKLTSAPYTYSGFNTAGLSMYQSVSAQIYYNEGNGSQVTSTGSTSFVVNPAP; from the coding sequence ATGAAACGTATACTGTTACTAATCTCCCTGATACCAGCTTGTTTTGCTTGTCAGGAAAAAATTGATCTAAGTGGTTCAACAGTGGCTGATGAAGCCAAAACTGTATCATTGACGCTTAGAAATGTCCCAGAAACTGAGTTGGACGAAAGGCTCATCATTTTTACTTTCACCAACGGGGTAGTTTATTCTGCCATTGAAGCCATTGCAGAAGAGGACACGACTTTTATGTTTGCTCCTCCTGAGGGAAACAAGGCTTATGATGTGATTGCTTTCATTCCTGGTGCAGATTGGCAGGATGGCGATGATACGATGACAGGAAAATATAGTCGCTTCGCAGGTTTGACAGAGAGAATGACTGACCTAGTTGCGGATGCGTGGCATGACGCCACAGGTGTGTCACCAGAAGACTTAACTTCAGATGGAGCCTTGAAAGCGGTGAAGGTTACTTTGAGTTTGCCTGCGGGGGATAATGAATATGATGCGGGTGATATTGTTTCCATTGGCGCGACAGTTACGAACAATGGGGAACCAGGAGTAACGATAGCAAGTGTGACCTACTTTATTGATGGGGTGGAAGAAATTTCCTATACGCAAAAGCCATATACATGGAATTATAATACCAAAGACTTGGGGCCAGGGAAGTATTCGATTTCTGTCATTGCGACAAACTCTGAAGGACATTCGGATGAAGACATAGGAGAGATTGTGATCAATGATGATTTGAACGATGGACCTGATGTGGATATCACTTCACCTACCGCTTTGTCGTCATGGACACATGGCAACTTCTACAATGTCAATGCGAATATTACGGATTCTGACCTTGCGAGTGTGGAGTATAAAATCAACGGGAGTACTGTTGCTACCTATTCAAAGGATGATATCGATGACGGCTTGCATACTACGTACCGTTGGAATACAGCTGACAATAGTGCGGGCTTAAACACCATAGAAGTAATCGCTACGGATGAGGCAGGAGCGACAAGAAGTGATGTGATCAATGTGAATTTAGATGTGCCTTCTAACTATACTCCAAAAGGAGAAATAGCCAATCCTGTCAGTAACGAGGAATTTGATGAAGGAGAAGTGATTAGCTTTATGATCAATATCAGTGATGTTGAGAATGAAATCGATAGTGTTGTATATACTTCTAATGCAACAAGGTACAAGCTAACAAGCGCACCCTATACCTACTCTGGTTTTAATACGGCAGGTTTGAGCATGTATCAGTCTGTATCAGCCCAGATCTACTACAACGAAGGGAATGGAAGCCAAGTCACCAGTACAGGTTCCACAAGTTTTGTTGTCAATCCTGCTCCCTAA
- a CDS encoding Ezrin/radixin/moesin family protein, with amino-acid sequence MKSIVAIFSVLFALLVSVDASAQMSKQESKEWKKRIKSLTPEQYKALLEENKSLKGQLSSLKKEAAGVEDRLNEKDDQIADYQDQVSSLRKELAEAKKGGSTGGDAVATRGAAPSQKGVLFKVQIGAFKQKDLSKFSQNNPSFEVDGTDGTMRYTIGMFQDYWEADTFKKYLREMGVKDAWIVAYKDGQRVPIKEVLEGVI; translated from the coding sequence ATGAAAAGCATAGTAGCAATTTTCTCTGTCTTATTTGCACTGTTGGTGTCGGTAGATGCCTCAGCTCAGATGTCTAAGCAAGAGAGTAAAGAGTGGAAAAAAAGAATCAAATCACTCACACCAGAGCAATACAAAGCTTTATTGGAAGAAAACAAATCTTTGAAAGGACAGTTGAGTAGCCTGAAAAAAGAAGCGGCAGGCGTAGAAGATCGCCTCAATGAAAAAGATGACCAAATTGCAGATTACCAAGATCAAGTATCTAGTTTGAGAAAGGAATTGGCGGAAGCGAAAAAGGGCGGTTCTACTGGCGGTGATGCTGTAGCTACGAGAGGAGCGGCTCCTTCACAAAAAGGTGTTCTTTTCAAAGTTCAGATTGGTGCTTTCAAGCAAAAGGATTTATCTAAATTCTCTCAGAACAACCCTTCATTCGAAGTGGACGGTACTGACGGAACGATGAGATATACGATTGGTATGTTCCAAGATTATTGGGAAGCCGATACTTTCAAAAAGTACTTGAGAGAGATGGGTGTCAAAGATGCTTGGATCGTAGCTTACAAAGATGGTCAGCGTGTTCCGATCAAAGAAGTATTGGAAGGAGTGATCTAA